Proteins encoded within one genomic window of Scheffersomyces stipitis CBS 6054 chromosome 3, complete sequence:
- a CDS encoding predicted protein (go_function GTP binding~go_process small GTPase mediated signal transduction), with the protein MTMSQKRPYLFLVVGAHGVGKTSLLAEFIWPRTSHEDQLWQIQEARAENIDIDGREVKLVLRDSMGRDYYDAFRPLLYPAVSMVLVCFAVNDRLSFVQAQTKFLRECKEYAPGVPYILVGCKSDTREERIELLLVSKEEANLAATGMKAYRYMKCSATAHEGVREVFETATRLCMRLEYDQHYKKQSRKIAKMSKKCSIM; encoded by the coding sequence ATGACAATGTCTCAAAAACGGCCATATTTGTTTCTAGTTGTTGGTGCACATGGGGTCGGCAAGACTTCTTTGTTAGCCGAGTTCATTTGGCCGCGTACCTCTCATGAAGACCAGCTCTGGCAAATCCAAGAAGCGAGAGCTGAAAATATAGATATTGATGGCCGCGAGGTCAAACTTGTGCTAAGAGACTCGATGGGTCGAGACTACTACGATGCTTTTCGACCTCTTTTGTATCCTGCGGTTTCGATGGTGCTAGTATGTTTTGCTGTCAACGATCGGCTTTCGTTTGTTCAAGCCCAGACCAAGTTCTTAAGGGAGTGTAAAGAGTATGCCCCTGGTGTACCTTACATTTTGGTTGGATGCAAATCTGATACCAGGGAAGAACGGATTGAGCTCTTGCTTGTACTGAAGGAGGAAGCAAATCTTGCAGCCACAGGAATGAAAGCTTACAGATACATGAAATGTTCGGCTACGGCCCACGAAGGTGTGAGAGAAGTTTTTGAAACGGCTACAAGATTATGCATGCGGTTAGAATATGACCAACACTACAAGAAACAGAGCAGAAAAATTGCTAAAATGCTGAAAAAATGTTCGATAATGTGA
- the RHO1 gene encoding GTP-binding protein, rho subfamily (Gtp-binding protein of the rho subfamily of ras-like proteins~go_function GTP binding~go_process small GTPase mediated signal transduction): MPAPAEIRRKLVIVGDGACGKTCLLIVFSKGTFPEVYVPTVFENYVADVEVDGRRVELALWDTAGQEDYDRLRPLSYPDSNVILICFSVDSPDSLENVLEKWISEVLHFCQGVPIILVACKADLRNDPATIETLRQQQQQPVSTADGQAVAQKISATDYLECSARTGQGVREVFEAATKASLSKKESQKSGKKKKCVVL, translated from the coding sequence ATGCCTGCTCCAGCTGAAATCCGTAGAAAGTTGGTCATCGTCGGTGATGGTGCCTGTGGTAAGACCTGTTTATTGATTGTCTTTTCCAAGGGGACTTTCCCAGAAGTATACGTTCCTACTGTGTTCGAGAACTATGTTGCTGACGTCGAAGTTGACGGCAGAAGAGTCGAATTGGCATTGTGGGATACCGCTGGTCAAGAAGATTACGACAGATTGAGACCCTTGTCTTATCCAGACTCGAACGTCATTTTGATCTGTTTCTCAGTGGATTCGCCAGACTCGCTCGAGAACGTCTTGGAAAAGTGGATTTCTGAAGTGTTGCATTTCTGCCAGGGAGTTCCTATCATCTTGGTTGCTTGTAAGGCCGACTTGAGAAACGACCCTGCAACTATCGAAACCttgagacaacaacaacaacagccaGTTTCCACTGCTGATGGTCAAGCAGTCGCCCAAAAGATCTCCGCTACCGATTACTTGGAATGTTCAGCCAGAACTGGCCAAGGTGTCAGAGAAGTGTTCGAAGCTGCCACCAAGGCTTCCTTGAGCAAGAAGGAAAGTCAGAAGagtggaaagaagaagaagtgtgTTGTTTTGTAA
- a CDS encoding clathrin associated protein complex large subunit, gamma-adaptin (go_component clathrin coat of trans-Golgi network vesicle~go_process protein complex assembly; intracellular protein transport), with protein sequence MASLKSFIKAVRKAKTIADERAVVRKESAAIRTSFRDVTLDQTTRRINISKLLYLYIMGEKTHFGQVECLKLLASPRFVDKRLGYLAASLLLDENQEVLTLLTNSLDNDMQHPNAYIVGLALCCLGNIASPELARDLYQNVEKIIASNNVYLKKKACIVAAKLVEKEPDLFEFFLPKIGQLLSDKSPAVLLGALRLTNSLYLASEDTHPVLVKNIPKIISHLKRVNTSGYQPDYDVMGTADPFLQVALLSTLRTLATDEYCPDQHLEEINDILTQVASNLDSGKNAAHAILYECVRTIFAIQSDQSLKILGVNLLGKFLSTKENNTRYVALDSLLSVISIEPLAVQRHRSTIVNCLSDGDISIRRRALELSFAILNEQNIRVLVREILTFLENCNDNELKPYVTSQLTIAANKYSPNEKWHFDTLIRMLKLSGDYVTSDNISSILALILQCNDNELKKHIVQKLLTSCLEDSTQFGLSLITVWSLGEYADLVLGTNVEVHSKEILVTDKVVLDLIDNLINNSTYSESETVQLITYILTAVIKLSVKFSDGASLEHLRQILNARTYDNNLEIQVRAVEYQEIFAQDVSLKRGLLARMPAPPVKERESLTLQKANNKAKRVGSSPNSGVPSTTEDLLLDLMDDNGDSNGVNGNKDATALLSDIFGGSNGTVSASQNNNAAILDLFNTSPAAPAAPIAEETNSIPAFSNNFIKVSFVPKSFPSNGEAIIEALVDSNSASTVEQFQFLIAVPKTQKLTISSSSEGDTLVPGGRIKQVLKLAGKQGSKVKFRVKAKYTVNGNAIEEQFDFGAFSQTL encoded by the exons ATGGCATCGTTGAAGTCGTTCATCAAGGCTGTCCGGAAAGCTAAGACCATTGCCGACGAACGGGCCGTAGTCCGGAAAGAATCGGCTGCAATCCGGACCTCGTTTAGAGACGTCACATTGGATCAGACCACAAGACGTATCAACATCTCCAAGTTGCTCTATCTCTATATCATGGGCGAAAAGACCCATTTTGGACAAGTGGAATGCTTGAAGTTGCTAGCTTCGCCACGTTTTGTAGACAAACGGTTGGGCTATTTGGCTGCGCTGCTTCTTTTAGATGAAAACCAAGAGGTACTCACTCTTCTCACCAACTCTTTGGACAATGACATGCAACACCCCAACGCCTATATCGTAGGATTGGCCTTGTGCTGTTTGGGCAACATTGCGCTGCCGGAATTGGCTCGTGATTTGTACCAAAATGTCGAGAAAATCATCGCCTCTAATAACGtctacttgaagaagaaagcatGCATTGTTGCTGCCAAACTTGTTGAGAAGGAACCGGACTTGTTTGAGTTCTTTTTGCCCAAAATAGGTCAATTACTTTCAGACAAACTGCCAGCCGTCTTATTGGGCGCTCTTCGCTTGACCAACTCGTTGTATTTGGCTAGCGAAGATACTCATCCTgttttggtgaagaatATTCCCAAGATCATATCCCATTTGAAACGTGTAAACACCAGCGGATACCAGCCAGATTACGATGTCATGGGAACAGCGGATCCATTCTTGCAAGTAGCCTTGTTGTCAACGTTGAGAACGTTGGCTACAGACGAATATTGCCCCGATCAgcatcttgaagaaatcaacgatATTTTGACCCAGGTCGCTTCTAACTTGGACAGTGGTAAAAACGCAGCTCATGCTATTTTGTACGAGTGTGTGAGGACGATTTTCGCCATCCAATCGGACCAGTCGTTGAAGATCTTGGGTGTAAACTTGTTGGGAAAATTCTTATCcaccaaagaaaacaacacCAGATACGTAGCACTTGATTCCTTGTTATCAGTGATAAGCATCGAACCATTGGCAGTGCAAAGACACAGATCCACAATTGTGAACTGTTTATCCGATGGAGATATCTccatcagaagaagagcgTTGGAGTTGTCGTTTGCAATTTTGAACGAGCAGAATATCAGAGTACTAGTTCGTGAAATCTTGacattcttggaaaactgCAACgacaacgagttgaagcCCTACGTCACATCGCAGTTGACGATTGCTGCTAACAAATACTCGCCCAATGAAAAGTGGCATTTCGACACTTTGATCAGAATGTTGAAACTCTCAGGTGATTATGTCACTTCTGACAACATCTCCAGCATCTTGGCTCTCATTTTACAATGTAACGATAACGAGTTGAAAAAGCACATTGTACAGAAACTACTTACTTCGTGTTTGGAAGACTCTACACAATTTGGCTTATCTTTGATTACAGTGTGGTCTCTTGGAGAATATGCCGATTTGGTATTGGGAACCAATGTCGAAGTCCATTCGAAGGAAATTCTTGTTACCGACAAGGTTGTGCTAGACTTAAtcgacaacttgatcaacaactctaCTTATTCTGAACTGGAAACAGTTCAATTGATTACATACATATTGACAGCTGTGATCAAGTTGTCGGTGAAGTTCAGCGATGGGGCATCTCTTGAGCATTTAAGACAGATCTTGAATGCCAGGACTTACGAtaacaacttggaaattcaAGTAAGAGCAGTCGAGTATCAGGAAATATTCGCACAAGATGTAAGTCTCAAGAGAGGTTTATTGGCCAGAATGCCTGCTCCTCCagtcaaagaaagagaatcCTTGACATTACAGAAAGCAAACAACAAGGCTAAAAGAGTAGGATCTTCACCCAACTCTGGTGTTCCTTCCACTACAGAAGATTTGTTACTTGATCTCATGGATGATAATGGTGATAGCAATGGTGTAAATGGAAACAAGGATGCTACTGCATTGTTGTCAGATATTTTTGGTGGAAGCAATGGTACTGTAAGTGCTTCTCAAAATAACAATGCAGCCatcttggacttgttcaatacaTCACCAGCAGCACCTGCTGCTCCCATAGCA GAAGAAACAAATTCCATTCCAGCATTTtcaaacaacttcatcaaagtTTCTTTTGTGCCCAAGTCCTTCCCATCCAATGGTGAAGCCATAATAGAAGCACTTGTAGATTCGAATTCTGCTAGCACAGTAGagcaattccaattcctaATTGCTGTTCCAAAGACCCAGAAGTTGACGATCTCGTCGTCGTCTGAAGGTGACACTTTGGTACCGGGAGGAAGAATCAAACAGGTATTAAAGTTGGCAGGTAAGCAAGGATCGAAGGTCAAGTTCAGAGTCAAGGCAAAGTATACTGTAAACGGGAATGCTATTGAGGAACAATTTGACTTTGGTGCCTTTAGTCAGACTCTTTAG
- the RPC82 gene encoding subunit of RNA polymerase III (C) (82-kDa subunit of RNA polymerase III (C)~go_function DNA binding; DNA-directed RNA polymerase activity~go_process transcription), with translation MDIGDLPEASKTQSPKSYLYTSIARNHLGDVAALIISCLISYGRLTATDISHRTKIPVKKVKSALVSLIQMNCIFYWRESGSKQVFYSFNETGILVFLHSGDIISHVTTHYGEDSAEIVQNILVNGHIRIEDYVNNIDDEEKKLDIQTLFFRLFTDRWIVRLQPFNFNPVDDIWNQLYQETLKNTPRTSTTSEVKRVAEAKEKTKTKFINLIESGQSPKDLYLTQDGIKRLNPALVVTFNLSRFQKHLRTTALVSLAKSRVGLLSARIYESALKLVEASSPDLTHPFLQISGLINDPEEARFFVNSIENKLVDEKKTVFNVRDLGRLLPHDLDLRNSILTYNFVKHNLTPKKRSASNGDDERPTKKIKTEDSDDIAESLESNGTVQIESNGNGNSISLIQHHLKLLSSGSGAQLLIEITPGSYTVPYASLLKYLKQYNFETLVKTTLGPNSFRILRCLKSLKIGDEKTISNSVLLKEKTVRNEIYKLLKANMLEVQEVPRSADRAASKTFYLFRHKEFYSYEFLCNSLIFSMAEILSNIQAFREDHKILLEKCEREDVKGHEEELLLESELKTLKSLQTRQVSNTVRFNRIKSLYEIYQ, from the exons ATGGACATCGGCGACCTTCCTGAGGCATCCAAGACACAATCACCGAAGTCGTACTTGTACACTTCAATCGCCCGCAACCATTTGGGCGATGTAGCCGCACTCATCATCTCCTGTTTGATTTCCTATGGCCGATTGACGGCTACAGACATCAGCCACAGAACAAAAATCCCTGTGAAAAAGGTGAAATCAGCCCTTGTATCATTGATTCAGATGAATTGTATCTTCTACTGGCGAGAGAGTGGATCCAAACAGGTTTTCTACTCATTCAACGAAACTGGCATTCTAGTGTTCTTACACTCTGGAGACATCATTAGCCACGTCACAACACACTATGGAGAGGATTCTGCAGAAATCGTGCAGAACATCCTTGTGAATGGTCATATCCGTATAGAAGACTATGTCAACAATattgacgatgaagaaaagaagttggatATACAGACATTATTTTTCCGTCTCTTCACCGATCGCTGGATCGTCAGATTACAACCCTTCAACTTTAACCCTGTAGACGATATCTGGAATCAGTTGTACCAGGAGACCCTTAAAAACACGCCCAGAACCTCCACCACGAGTGAGGTGAAGAGGGTTGCGGAGGCTaaagagaagacaaagacCAAATTCATCAACCTCATCGAATCAGGACAGAGTCCGAAGGACTTGTACCTAACCCAAGATGGTATCAAGCGTTTGAACCCTGCGTTAGTCGTcaccttcaacttgtccagATTCCAAAAGCACCTCAGGACGACGGCTCTTGTCTCATTGGCCAAATCCAGAGTAGGATTATTATCGGCCAGAATCTATGAGTCTGCATTGAAATTGGTAGAAGCGTCGAGTCCTGATCTCACACACCCATTCTTACAAATTTCCGGTTTGATCAACGATCCTGAAGAGGCCCGGTTCTTTGTCAACTCCATAGAAAATAAGTTGGTTGACGAGAAGAAAACTGTTTTCAACGTCAGAGATTTGGGACGATTACTTCCGCATGATCTAGACTTGAGAAACTCTATCTTAACTTACAACTTTGTAAAACATAACCTCACCccaaagaagagatcaGCCAGCAATGGTGATGACGAGAGGCCAACTAAAAAGATAAAAACAGAAGATTCTGATGATATTGCGGAATCGCTCGAATCTAATGGAACCGTGCAAATCGAATCCAACGGCAACGGCAAT TCTATTTCCTTAATTCAGCATCATTTAAAACTATTATCTTCTGGATCAGGGGCTCAGTTGTTGATTGAAATTACACCAGGAAGTTATACCGTCCCATATGCATCATTGTTGAAATACTTGAAGCAATACAATTTTGAGACTTTGGTCAAGACGACTTTAGGTCCCAACTCTTTCAGAATTTTGAGATGCTTAAAATCATTAAAAATCGGTGACGAGAAGACGATTTCCAACTCTGTATTATTAAAAGAAAAAACCGttagaaatgaaatctacaaattgCTCAAAGCTAACATgcttgaagttcaagaagttccGAGAAGTGCTGACAGAGCTGCTTCCAAAACATTCTACTTGTTCAGACACAAGGAGTTCTATAGTTACGAATTCTTGTGCAACTCGCTAATTTTCTCAATGGCTGAGATCTTGTCCAATATTCAGGCTTTTAGAGAGGACCACAagatattgttggaaaaatGTGAAAGAGAAGACGTCAAGGGCcacgaagaagaattgttaTTGGAATCTGAATTGAAGACACTAAAGAGCTTGCAAACAAGACAAGTTAGTAACACTGTCAGATTCAATAGAATTAAATCGCTTTATGAGATCTATCAATAG